A stretch of the Planktothricoides raciborskii GIHE-MW2 genome encodes the following:
- a CDS encoding RAMP superfamily CRISPR-associated protein translates to MYKQAYGIIETMAALHVGATAGEESGNLNLIFRDQFTQTGIVPGSSIRGRFRSEMRLQRQQWLEAELKKRGEKIPANFSYINAQGQEVTKTKLEWLEEKAKPLKLNVPSEKDENIWYGHEAVEGKPDSTTESLVKFEYASILWIPVFCPGQPIVWVSCPKLLKRYKRITGISKELPSVYSGSKSLKALTIDEQQKLFFNFGFLTIEHPNQNLKDWFPLGEELPAVVVADDEISMIHDMTLYRQSRAALDKHEKRVKNFFNTEALPEGTILVFPIAIRERSNENETAKEWKPFGEKKESYDIYLGGLESIGFGHCQITLKGV, encoded by the coding sequence ATGTACAAGCAAGCTTATGGCATTATTGAAACTATGGCTGCTCTGCACGTCGGTGCAACAGCAGGGGAAGAAAGCGGTAACTTAAATCTGATTTTCCGCGATCAATTTACCCAAACTGGCATTGTTCCAGGTAGTTCTATTCGGGGTCGTTTTCGGTCTGAAATGCGCCTACAACGCCAACAATGGCTAGAAGCAGAATTGAAAAAACGAGGAGAAAAAATACCAGCAAATTTTAGCTATATCAATGCACAAGGTCAGGAGGTCACAAAAACAAAATTAGAATGGTTAGAAGAAAAAGCAAAACCACTCAAACTCAATGTACCATCTGAAAAAGATGAAAACATTTGGTATGGACATGAAGCTGTTGAAGGAAAACCTGATAGTACCACTGAATCGTTAGTTAAATTTGAATATGCGTCGATTCTGTGGATTCCTGTTTTTTGTCCTGGTCAACCGATTGTTTGGGTAAGTTGTCCAAAACTATTGAAGCGCTACAAGCGAATTACCGGAATTTCAAAAGAACTTCCATCTGTTTATTCTGGTTCTAAATCTTTGAAGGCACTTACGATTGATGAACAGCAAAAATTATTTTTCAATTTTGGCTTTCTTACTATCGAGCATCCGAATCAAAACTTAAAAGATTGGTTTCCTTTAGGCGAAGAATTGCCCGCTGTCGTTGTTGCAGATGATGAAATTAGCATGATTCACGATATGACACTTTATCGCCAAAGTCGTGCCGCACTTGATAAACATGAAAAGCGGGTTAAGAATTTCTTTAATACTGAAGCGTTACCCGAAGGGACTATCCTAGTTTTTCCTATTGCCATTCGAGAACGCAGCAATGAAAATGAAACTGCTAAGGAATGGAAGCCTTTCGGAGAGAAAAAAGAATCTTATGATATTTACCTTGGCGGGTTGGAATCCATCGGTTTTGGTCATTGTCAAATTACACTGAAAGGAGTTTAA
- a CDS encoding type III-B CRISPR module-associated Cmr3 family protein: protein MFKYLITIQPLGFMYGSAGAFLSPENLVGRSGSKFPPDAATLSGLFFSSNKDRQFALHEKLRDELYIAGPFWAMVGNEEYFYVPLPRHKVIKENTSDEWLIQSHKWCLKSKNDSAENGYEKQQADNNEDESEYHWLKIDYWDSDPEDIRYSRTDNPPSVAAQCWEYVSILHPQMKKNQRHVLSEDGLFIENAVRMKDDTCLVYLSTYPLAKGWYQFGGESHIVEINTIELPEDSPILEHLRTPIKRAFALITPGVWGSNHLSYRYPKPKNHKFAADNNKIKLLTDKAVPYRYRIGYGDKKKEEFQTRTQGRLSRGRYAVPAGSVYVLPEPLNNIWDDFPLEWFPEEGLLKKFGCGLCLPVKIEGVDD from the coding sequence ATGTTCAAATACTTAATTACAATTCAACCATTAGGTTTTATGTATGGTAGTGCTGGTGCATTTCTATCACCGGAAAATTTGGTAGGGCGATCGGGATCTAAATTTCCTCCTGATGCTGCAACATTGTCAGGCTTATTTTTCAGTTCCAATAAAGATCGACAATTTGCCCTCCATGAAAAACTTAGAGATGAGCTATATATTGCTGGGCCTTTTTGGGCAATGGTTGGCAATGAAGAATATTTCTATGTTCCTTTACCTCGGCATAAAGTAATTAAGGAGAATACTTCTGATGAATGGCTAATTCAATCCCATAAATGGTGTCTAAAATCTAAAAATGACAGTGCAGAAAATGGATATGAAAAGCAGCAAGCTGATAACAATGAGGATGAATCAGAATATCACTGGTTAAAAATTGACTATTGGGACAGTGATCCAGAAGATATTCGATATTCTCGAACTGATAATCCCCCATCGGTTGCTGCCCAATGTTGGGAATATGTCTCTATTTTACATCCGCAAATGAAAAAAAATCAGCGTCATGTTCTCTCAGAAGATGGACTATTTATTGAAAATGCTGTAAGAATGAAAGATGATACTTGTTTAGTGTATCTTTCCACCTATCCATTGGCTAAAGGTTGGTATCAGTTTGGTGGTGAAAGTCATATTGTTGAGATTAACACCATAGAATTACCAGAAGATAGTCCTATCCTTGAGCATTTACGCACTCCCATAAAACGAGCATTTGCCTTGATTACGCCCGGTGTTTGGGGGTCAAATCATCTTTCCTATCGTTATCCGAAACCCAAAAATCATAAGTTTGCAGCAGATAATAACAAAATTAAGCTGCTGACAGATAAAGCAGTTCCTTATCGTTATCGGATTGGCTATGGGGATAAGAAAAAAGAAGAATTCCAAACCCGCACCCAAGGTCGTTTGTCTCGTGGACGGTATGCTGTTCCTGCGGGTAGTGTCTATGTTTTGCCAGAACCATTAAATAACATATGGGATGATTTTCCGCTAGAATGGTTCCCAGAGGAAGGGTTACTGAAAAAGTTTGGATGTGGTTTGTGTTTACCAGTTAAAATTGAAGGAGTTGATGACTAA
- a CDS encoding type III-B CRISPR-associated protein Cas10/Cmr2, with the protein MSDYTAITFAPVQGFIEKSRKLRDLYGASLILSYLSSRIVQEALCLGLEVISPGLPNLQEGMPNRILIKGKFEPNHLRNTLLNEWQKILITCRTWVEDNLGIPKKDYCWSQPEDQIGKHKGEWERWESHTWEIFWGYGDSVEKAMEDLETRKLKRDWTGINWMGESSSLTGTDAIAWHQLGKENKEPGRSLTPNEEKAQKRFYHRLAWVLDDPYARNYKVRDSIPSDEELEAYFKDETSGKFIAPGERLSIPELVKRLVTLPYLAKKIGMETLDEGFKDINREAGYWTGWFMGDGDKVGDKLQELAGRDNPEQRDRELQKFTELMRNWGQEFKGKKDLFPKEKEDLLAAGKGRVIYAGGDDFLGVLYSEEKKQGENSEKIKPIEAFEWLLKLQTHWQDLQKDIKKELKLDFTFSVGFVWAGHQVPQRDVLQHCRKAEKLAKSLGRDRVTIRVVFNSGQFVEWTCPWNYLDILTKYRDRDGKTGAEANWGHIYSDWAELKARHAIELKDTATTVSEYLALVIFKLYFDDMSRFESQREKIFKTTHSSQAIAQWIDGLVNVGWLLCSNT; encoded by the coding sequence ATGAGCGACTATACGGCAATTACCTTTGCACCCGTACAAGGCTTTATTGAAAAATCTCGCAAACTTCGAGATTTGTATGGAGCTTCTTTGATTTTGTCTTACTTGAGTTCTCGGATAGTTCAAGAAGCATTATGTTTAGGATTAGAGGTGATTTCTCCGGGATTACCTAATCTTCAAGAAGGAATGCCCAATCGAATTTTGATTAAGGGCAAATTTGAGCCGAATCATCTGAGAAATACCCTATTAAACGAATGGCAAAAGATTTTAATCACTTGCCGAACCTGGGTAGAAGATAACTTAGGGATTCCCAAAAAAGACTATTGCTGGTCACAACCAGAAGACCAAATTGGCAAACATAAAGGAGAGTGGGAACGCTGGGAAAGCCATACCTGGGAGATTTTCTGGGGATATGGTGACTCAGTAGAAAAGGCAATGGAGGATTTAGAAACTCGCAAGCTAAAACGAGATTGGACTGGGATTAATTGGATGGGTGAAAGTTCTAGTTTGACTGGAACGGATGCGATCGCATGGCATCAGTTAGGCAAAGAAAATAAAGAACCAGGGCGATCGCTCACTCCAAATGAAGAAAAAGCACAGAAACGTTTTTATCATCGCCTTGCTTGGGTGTTAGACGATCCTTATGCTCGCAACTATAAAGTTAGAGATTCTATTCCCTCTGATGAAGAACTGGAAGCATATTTTAAGGATGAAACCAGTGGCAAGTTTATTGCTCCTGGTGAGCGATTAAGTATTCCTGAATTAGTTAAACGCTTAGTCACTTTACCCTATCTGGCTAAAAAAATTGGTATGGAAACCTTGGATGAAGGTTTCAAGGATATCAACCGTGAGGCTGGATACTGGACAGGCTGGTTTATGGGGGATGGTGACAAAGTAGGAGATAAACTTCAAGAACTTGCTGGTCGTGATAACCCTGAACAGCGCGATCGCGAACTTCAGAAATTCACTGAGTTAATGAGGAACTGGGGACAAGAATTCAAGGGAAAAAAAGATTTGTTTCCAAAGGAAAAAGAAGATTTGTTGGCTGCGGGGAAAGGGCGCGTCATTTATGCCGGAGGTGATGATTTTTTAGGCGTTCTTTACAGTGAGGAAAAGAAACAAGGAGAAAATTCCGAAAAAATTAAACCCATTGAAGCATTTGAGTGGTTATTAAAACTACAAACTCATTGGCAAGACTTACAAAAAGATATTAAGAAGGAACTTAAGCTCGATTTTACCTTTAGTGTGGGTTTTGTGTGGGCTGGGCATCAAGTTCCCCAACGAGATGTTTTACAACATTGTCGGAAAGCAGAAAAACTGGCAAAGAGTTTGGGGCGCGATCGCGTCACAATTCGAGTGGTATTTAATAGCGGTCAATTTGTGGAATGGACTTGTCCCTGGAATTATTTGGATATTTTGACCAAATATCGCGATCGGGATGGGAAAACAGGAGCAGAAGCAAACTGGGGCCACATTTACAGTGATTGGGCAGAATTAAAAGCCCGTCATGCGATCGAACTCAAAGATACTGCTACAACTGTTAGTGAATACTTAGCTCTAGTGATTTTTAAACTGTATTTTGACGATATGAGTCGTTTTGAAAGTCAACGTGAGAAGATTTTCAAAACGACTCATTCATCTCAAGCAATTGCTCAATGGATTGATGGCTTAGTAAATGTAGGTTGGCTGCTATGTTCAAATACTTAA
- a CDS encoding WYL domain-containing protein, producing MVKKPTLHSHSDQQAFDRLLLLIATLVQYPGVGASDRDEKLLNSDRQHNNALETVRIKLREFATKTGYEFPENYPSVPTIRKDLELLRRYGILDDRIYRWGYYLGTGALNPEELSAALNALAAQAKYQGNPIARRIYEQVLQRVRGLDLKLDGKFLYPVHQQLNRSIVSTDPVEMLAKGERQNTIFNQLETVEMAILQGQSIELSRSHDPYGGKRVGMMSLWPLQIIYYDIAWYLVYERLETGQLAISRLNRFKDYCQVLAPQRSLEMQFEKLQQVHQLLSQGWGLYLGELAEQQRELAGNVEFQTVKVRFFSPVVSFILEGDRRHPTQKVHLGPKDATGQYEYVDYQVKLPPRSFREFMLWVYRHLHNAKVLFPPELVAQHRAAAQALIERYN from the coding sequence ATGGTAAAAAAACCCACTCTACACTCACATTCTGACCAGCAGGCATTCGATCGCCTCTTGTTACTGATTGCGACTTTGGTACAGTATCCTGGGGTGGGGGCGAGCGATCGCGATGAAAAACTATTGAACAGCGATCGCCAACATAATAATGCGTTAGAAACTGTGCGGATTAAACTACGGGAATTCGCGACGAAAACTGGTTATGAATTTCCCGAAAATTATCCTTCAGTGCCCACAATTCGCAAAGATTTAGAACTATTGCGACGCTATGGTATTTTAGACGATCGCATTTATCGGTGGGGTTATTATTTAGGCACTGGGGCATTAAACCCGGAGGAATTATCCGCAGCTTTAAACGCTTTAGCTGCCCAAGCAAAATATCAAGGAAATCCTATCGCCCGCCGCATTTATGAACAAGTGCTGCAACGAGTGCGCGGTTTAGATTTAAAATTAGATGGGAAATTTTTATATCCCGTCCATCAACAGTTAAATCGCTCTATTGTTTCCACCGACCCCGTAGAAATGTTGGCCAAAGGTGAGCGGCAAAATACCATATTTAATCAATTAGAAACCGTAGAAATGGCCATTCTCCAAGGGCAATCTATTGAATTATCTCGCAGCCACGATCCTTATGGGGGCAAACGAGTCGGCATGATGAGTCTATGGCCTTTGCAAATTATCTACTATGATATTGCCTGGTATTTAGTTTATGAACGATTGGAAACCGGCCAATTAGCCATTAGTCGGTTAAATCGATTTAAAGATTATTGTCAGGTATTAGCACCTCAACGTTCTTTAGAAATGCAGTTTGAGAAATTGCAGCAAGTTCACCAATTACTATCTCAAGGTTGGGGTTTGTATTTGGGTGAATTGGCCGAACAGCAAAGAGAATTAGCGGGAAATGTAGAGTTTCAAACCGTGAAAGTGCGCTTTTTTTCCCCAGTGGTGTCGTTTATTTTAGAGGGCGATCGCCGTCATCCCACTCAAAAAGTTCATTTAGGGCCAAAAGATGCCACGGGTCAATATGAATATGTGGATTATCAGGTGAAATTACCTCCCCGTTCTTTCCGAGAATTTATGCTGTGGGTTTATCGTCATTTGCACAATGCCAAGGTATTATTCCCACCGGAATTAGTGGCACAACATCGCGCAGCGGCTCAAGCTTTAATCGAGCGATATAATTGA
- a CDS encoding lysylphosphatidylglycerol synthase transmembrane domain-containing protein translates to MKRLISLIVSLLILAIIYTKIDGLGLLAVFQNCHRLWMAIALAMVVPLTMLTSWRLQQLTPVSAGLGFMQANQLILAASVLNMVLPSKMGDLAKAYFMRDRGHLSGSLALSLVVFEKACDMLSLLLWCAFGLIVYPQKDGLFWLMTAGVTGGLIVGIFLLSSRQFAQLFFAGISRIAPKKIQIKLDKMRFSWGEMHDYFWRDRQQLIKITSTSILIWFGHLLQIWFFILALNAAVPLLANLALSPLAILAGLMPLTFAGVGTRDAALILFYQPYFDPATGAALGLLCTSRYLIPAIAGLPFLGQYFATMKINGKISGKINSNTSSKNL, encoded by the coding sequence ATGAAACGGTTGATTTCTCTAATAGTGAGTCTGCTAATTTTAGCCATAATTTACACTAAAATTGATGGCCTCGGACTTTTGGCGGTGTTCCAAAATTGTCACCGTCTTTGGATGGCGATCGCCTTAGCAATGGTCGTCCCCTTAACCATGCTCACCAGTTGGCGACTGCAACAATTAACCCCGGTGAGTGCGGGGCTAGGATTTATGCAAGCTAATCAACTAATTTTAGCCGCCAGTGTGCTAAATATGGTATTACCCTCAAAAATGGGGGATTTAGCTAAAGCTTATTTTATGCGCGATCGCGGCCATCTCAGCGGCTCTTTAGCCTTATCTTTGGTGGTATTTGAAAAAGCCTGTGATATGTTATCTCTGCTGCTGTGGTGTGCTTTTGGGCTGATAGTTTATCCCCAAAAAGATGGATTATTTTGGCTGATGACCGCTGGAGTCACCGGAGGGTTAATCGTGGGCATATTCCTCCTGAGTTCCCGTCAGTTTGCCCAGCTATTTTTTGCCGGTATCAGCCGAATTGCTCCGAAAAAAATCCAAATTAAGCTGGATAAAATGCGGTTTTCCTGGGGAGAAATGCACGATTATTTTTGGCGAGATCGCCAGCAATTAATTAAAATCACTAGCACTTCTATTTTAATTTGGTTTGGCCATTTGCTGCAAATTTGGTTTTTTATTTTAGCCTTAAATGCGGCGGTGCCTTTACTAGCAAATCTGGCTTTATCTCCTCTAGCAATTTTGGCTGGTTTAATGCCCTTAACTTTTGCCGGAGTTGGCACTCGTGATGCGGCATTAATTCTATTTTATCAACCCTATTTTGACCCAGCCACCGGCGCCGCATTAGGGTTACTTTGTACTTCCCGTTATCTGATACCCGCGATCGCTGGTTTACCCTTTTTAGGGCAATATTTTGCCACCATGAAAATTAACGGTAAAATTAGCGGTAAAATTAACAGCAACACCAGCAGCAAAAATCTATAA
- a CDS encoding EAL domain-containing protein, whose product MSSKKSQKNFLKYQANILVVDDNQDNLRLLSKLLSQKGYQVRNAINGNTALIAAKAANPDLILLDIQMPDMDGYQVCQILKKDPETYDIPIIFLTAMNSVIDKVKAFSIGGSDYITKPFHLEEVLIRIENLLKFQAAKAEIRQLNSELENRVSDRTAELERANEKLKQEIVERQRAEKRLLHMAWHDSLTGLPNRSLLIEELQTCLNRVKSDPDYLFAVLFLDCDRFKLVNDSLGHLIGDRVLIAIADSLKYCLNDEDILARLGSDEFTIIIKNIQDISDAIYLAERIHKQWQFPLNIDQYDVFINASIGIAIGSPAYQKPEHILRDADIAMYQAKKLGHTHYQVFEASMHDHVLKRLQLETDLRLAIQRQEFFLQYQPIISLCSGKLAGFEALIRWQHPQQGFVSPGEFIPIAEETGLIVPMGLWVLREACQTMQSWVKKFAEFRLHISVNLSVKQFRQPNLIEMIDQILAETQLHSQYLKLEITETAIMDNAESANRLLKQLKARKIKLSLDDFGTGYSSLSYLHRFHMDTLKIDRSFIGNISEDRDSLEIVEAIVTLAHQLKMDVVAEGVETFMHFNQLRNLGIEFGQGYFFAKPLDANSAEALIRSKPQW is encoded by the coding sequence ATGAGTTCAAAAAAATCTCAAAAAAATTTTCTAAAATATCAAGCAAATATTTTAGTCGTTGATGACAACCAAGATAACTTGCGGTTATTGTCTAAACTTTTATCGCAAAAAGGCTATCAAGTTAGAAATGCCATTAATGGAAATACCGCCTTAATTGCTGCCAAAGCAGCCAACCCTGATTTAATTTTATTAGATATTCAAATGCCTGATATGGATGGGTATCAGGTTTGTCAGATTCTCAAAAAAGATCCAGAAACTTATGATATTCCCATCATTTTCTTGACGGCGATGAATTCAGTGATTGACAAGGTAAAAGCGTTTAGCATTGGGGGTTCCGATTACATTACTAAACCATTTCATTTAGAGGAGGTTTTAATTAGAATTGAAAACCTACTGAAATTTCAAGCGGCCAAAGCAGAAATTCGTCAACTTAATTCTGAATTAGAAAATCGGGTCAGTGACCGAACTGCCGAACTGGAAAGAGCGAATGAAAAACTGAAACAAGAAATTGTGGAACGCCAAAGAGCAGAAAAACGACTGCTGCACATGGCATGGCATGACTCTCTAACTGGATTACCTAATCGTTCCTTGTTAATCGAGGAATTGCAAACCTGTTTAAACCGCGTTAAAAGTGACCCAGATTATTTATTTGCTGTATTATTTTTAGATTGCGATCGCTTTAAATTAGTCAATGATTCTTTGGGACATTTGATTGGGGATCGAGTGCTGATTGCCATTGCTGATAGCCTAAAATATTGCCTAAATGATGAAGATATTTTGGCTCGTTTAGGCAGTGATGAATTTACGATTATTATCAAAAATATCCAAGACATATCTGATGCGATTTATCTAGCAGAACGGATTCATAAACAATGGCAATTTCCCTTAAATATTGACCAATATGATGTGTTTATTAATGCCAGCATTGGGATTGCGATCGGCTCACCCGCATATCAAAAACCGGAACATATTTTAAGAGACGCTGACATTGCCATGTATCAAGCGAAAAAATTGGGACATACTCACTATCAAGTATTTGAAGCTAGTATGCATGACCATGTGTTAAAGCGTTTACAATTAGAAACTGATTTGCGTCTAGCCATTCAACGGCAAGAGTTTTTTTTACAATATCAACCCATTATCTCTCTATGTAGCGGCAAGCTGGCAGGATTTGAAGCTTTAATTCGCTGGCAGCACCCCCAACAGGGTTTTGTTTCTCCTGGGGAGTTTATCCCGATCGCCGAGGAAACTGGGCTAATTGTTCCTATGGGTCTTTGGGTATTGCGTGAAGCTTGTCAAACTATGCAGTCTTGGGTCAAAAAATTTGCTGAATTCCGTTTACATATTAGCGTCAATCTGTCCGTGAAACAATTTCGCCAACCGAATTTGATAGAAATGATCGATCAAATTCTGGCTGAAACTCAATTACATAGTCAATATTTAAAGCTAGAAATTACGGAAACGGCTATTATGGATAATGCCGAATCGGCGAATCGGCTACTGAAACAACTAAAAGCCCGCAAAATTAAATTATCCCTAGATGATTTTGGCACCGGATATTCTTCTTTAAGTTATCTGCATCGGTTTCATATGGATACATTAAAAATTGACCGTTCTTTTATTGGCAACATTAGTGAAGATCGCGATAGTCTGGAAATTGTCGAGGCGATCGTTACTCTAGCTCACCAATTGAAAATGGATGTGGTGGCGGAAGGAGTGGAAACCTTCATGCACTTTAATCAACTGAGAAATTTAGGAATTGAGTTTGGTCAGGGATATTTTTTCGCCAAACCCTTAGATGCCAACTCAGCAGAAGCATTGATTCGCAGCAAACCACAATGGTAA
- a CDS encoding 4'-phosphopantetheinyl transferase superfamily protein, with the protein MTQWLPRPDKLSIASEEVHIWQADLNLPWPKIEQLQQTLSPDEQQRADRYRFDRDRQHFIASRGILRQILSNYVNSHPSKLEFTYSQKGKPSLVTDNYPGEQEKLEFNVSHSHGRALYAIACHRKIGIDLEYIRPVEVQNLAKRFFCPAEYHALTQLPKPQQEKAFFHTWTCKEAYLKATGEGIIGLEKVEVSINPDLPAKIIKIAGNSQGISLWQIEKLEVNYGYMAAVAMQPPSNVIKYWYWGES; encoded by the coding sequence ATGACCCAATGGCTGCCCAGACCCGATAAATTATCGATCGCCTCCGAAGAGGTGCATATTTGGCAAGCGGATTTAAATCTCCCTTGGCCAAAAATTGAACAGTTGCAGCAAACTCTTTCCCCAGACGAACAACAAAGGGCTGATCGCTATCGGTTCGATCGCGATCGCCAGCATTTTATCGCCAGTCGGGGGATTTTACGGCAAATTCTCAGTAATTATGTAAACTCTCACCCCAGTAAGCTAGAGTTTACTTATAGCCAAAAAGGAAAACCATCGTTAGTAACAGACAATTATCCGGGGGAACAAGAGAAACTAGAGTTTAACGTATCCCATTCTCACGGCAGGGCATTATATGCGATCGCCTGTCACCGAAAAATTGGCATCGACCTAGAATATATCCGCCCCGTAGAAGTACAAAACTTAGCTAAAAGATTCTTTTGTCCCGCTGAATATCATGCCCTAACTCAACTGCCAAAACCACAGCAAGAAAAAGCTTTTTTTCACACTTGGACTTGTAAAGAAGCCTACTTAAAAGCCACCGGCGAAGGCATTATTGGCTTAGAAAAAGTAGAAGTATCCATCAATCCCGACCTCCCAGCGAAAATTATCAAAATTGCCGGAAATTCTCAGGGGATATCATTATGGCAAATAGAAAAATTAGAGGTCAATTATGGCTATATGGCAGCAGTGGCTATGCAGCCCCCTAGTAATGTGATTAAATATTGGTATTGGGGAGAAAGCTAA
- a CDS encoding glycosyltransferase family 2 protein — protein sequence MTKLIIQIPCYNEEATLGITLSELPRQLPGVDCVEWLVVDDGSRDRTVEVAKACGVDYIVNLPTNQGLAKAFMAGLEGALKAGADIIVNTDADNQYCAEDIPKLIQPILLKESEIVIGARPILDIEHFSPTKKLLQKLGSWVVRLASQTDIPDAPSGFRAFSREAAMQLNVFNEYTYTLETIIQAGQKGMAITSVPIRTNGYLRPSRLVKSIPVYIKRSIFTIFRIFMTYKPLRFFLLLGGVPFTIGFGLGFRWLIYFLIGTERTRIPSLILAAILMLMGFQLWILGLVADLLAVNRKLLEEIQLRMRRAEIETSQLKPLNDGAKKPGND from the coding sequence ATGACTAAACTGATTATTCAAATTCCTTGTTATAACGAAGAAGCCACCTTGGGCATTACTTTATCAGAATTGCCTCGCCAATTGCCAGGGGTGGATTGTGTTGAGTGGCTGGTGGTTGATGATGGCAGCCGCGATCGCACTGTGGAAGTAGCCAAAGCTTGCGGGGTGGATTATATCGTAAATTTGCCCACAAATCAAGGTTTGGCTAAAGCATTTATGGCTGGTTTAGAAGGGGCACTCAAAGCGGGGGCGGATATTATTGTCAATACGGATGCGGATAATCAATATTGTGCTGAAGATATTCCTAAACTAATTCAGCCGATTCTGTTAAAAGAATCCGAAATTGTGATTGGTGCCCGTCCGATTTTGGATATTGAACATTTTTCGCCAACCAAGAAATTATTGCAAAAATTAGGCAGTTGGGTGGTACGTTTAGCCAGTCAAACGGATATCCCGGATGCCCCTAGTGGGTTTCGGGCATTTAGTCGGGAAGCGGCAATGCAGTTAAATGTTTTTAATGAATATACTTATACTTTAGAGACGATTATTCAAGCGGGACAAAAGGGGATGGCGATTACTTCTGTCCCCATTAGAACTAATGGTTATTTACGCCCTTCTCGATTGGTAAAAAGTATTCCGGTTTATATTAAACGGTCTATTTTTACTATTTTTAGAATTTTTATGACTTATAAACCCCTGCGATTCTTTTTGCTTCTCGGCGGGGTTCCTTTTACCATCGGTTTTGGGTTGGGATTCCGTTGGTTAATTTATTTTTTGATTGGGACAGAAAGAACTCGAATTCCTAGTTTGATTTTGGCCGCAATTTTGATGTTGATGGGGTTTCAATTATGGATTTTGGGGTTGGTGGCAGATTTGCTGGCGGTGAATCGCAAGTTATTAGAAGAAATTCAACTAAGAATGCGGCGGGCTGAGATTGAAACCAGTCAGTTAAAACCCCTGAATGATGGCGCCAAAAAACCGGGTAATGATTAG